One window from the genome of Camelina sativa cultivar DH55 unplaced genomic scaffold, Cs unpScaffold02175, whole genome shotgun sequence encodes:
- the LOC104774254 gene encoding putative defensin-like protein 277 encodes MSEQKIQLASLLLLICLIFPQSNAKQCIFEGQCVTVEDCNNICKSGEDPFLCMRSGPNRGKCCCLKKDGFVIE; translated from the exons atGTCGGAACAAAAAATTCAACTTGCTTCTCTTCTGTTACTTATTTGTCTCATTTTTCCTCAATCAAATG caaAACAATGCATCTTCGAAGGCCAATGTGTAACTGTTGAAGACTGCAACAACATATGCAAAAGCGGGGAAGATCCATTCTTGTGCATGCGTTCAGGCCCAAATAGAGGCAAATGTTGTTGTTTGAAGAAAGATGGTTTTGTAATAGAAtga